A single region of the Vicia villosa cultivar HV-30 ecotype Madison, WI linkage group LG4, Vvil1.0, whole genome shotgun sequence genome encodes:
- the LOC131598303 gene encoding uncharacterized protein LOC131598303: MDDENMEEAINMDEFSNAITSLWWDAENCRLPRDAKASNIVPNIASNLADIGLTGPLSMYIYGNILPHVDRNGNHKGFTSKQHVDLFASSCVSFQHVPGDNNKADSTDKRMILGMMNWGYHHSPPANYVIISGDGDFSYTVHNLRMMKYKVLLIQPKVAVDTLVASTQTV; this comes from the exons ATGGATGATGAGAACATGGAAGAGGCAATTAACATGGATGAATTTAGTAACGCCATCACATCCCTTTGGTGGGATGCCGAAAACTGCAGACTTCCCCGTGACGCTAAAGCAAGCAATATAGTGCCTAATATTGCTTCAAATCTGGCTGATATCGGCTTAACTGGGCCACTATCTATGTATATTTATGGCAACATTCTTCCACACGTTGATCGTAATGGCAATCATAAAGGCTTTACGAGTAAACAACATGTGGATCTCTTCGCCTCCTCGTGTGTTTCTTTCCAACATGTTCCTG GGGATAATAATAAAGCAGATTCTACTGATAAGAGAATGATACTTGGCATGATGAATTGGGGATACCACCACTCTCCACCTGCCAATTATGTTATAATATCCGGAGACGGTGATTTTTCTTATACGGTTCATAATCTTAGAATGATGAAATACAAGGTACTTCTTATTCAACCAAAGGTAGCTGTGGATACTTTAGTAGCGTCTACGCAGACGGTTTAG
- the LOC131598304 gene encoding uncharacterized protein LOC131598304: MTLQKQRQNSQISLVDLQRLLINISVVMLLKNHPFVKDLTDQLDTDEQRVMYQKIMGVVDSQNGAVFFLHGYGGTGKTYMWRTLAAALRSKHDICLTVVTSGIASFLLPGGRTAHSKFKIPVPTLDNSTCKIEYNDDVGDLLRQTKLIIWDEAPMAHKHAFEALERTLRDVMSTYSNSKEMFGGKVVVFGGDFKQILPVVPRGSRSDIIHSAINASYIWNSVQVLTLTKNMRLQSGPSENDKNEIQQFSEWLLRIGEGKVSEPNDGVAGDMRDYYSSNSVDKSEINDDTVYEGLCNGTRLIVTKLGTHVIEASIIAGKNCGNQVYIPRMDMSPSYSLWPFKLNRRQFPIIVSYAMTINKSQGQSLDTVGLYLPRDVFTHGQIYVALSRVATKQGIKILIHDQHAKVKTTTTNVVYKEIFSNI, translated from the exons ATGACATTGCAAAAACAAAGACAGAATTCACAAATCTCTTTAGTGGACTTACAG AGATTGCTAATAAATATATCGGTAGTTATGCTATTGAAGAATCACCCTTTTGTGAAAGACCTTACTGATCAGCTTGACACAGATGAACAAAGAGTTATGTATCAAAAAATTATGGGAGTCGTCGACTCACAAAATGGTGCAGTCTTCTTCCTACATGGTTACGGTGGGACTGGTAAGACATACATGTGGAGAACACTGGCGGCAGCATTAAGGTCCAAACATGATATATGTCTAACAGTCGTAACCAGTGGTATAGCCTCATTTTTGTTACCAGGAGGTCGAACTGCGCATTCAAAATTTAAGATACCAGTGCCAACACTAGATAATTCTACTTGCAAAATTGAGTACAATGATGATGTGGGAGACCTTCTTAGACAAACTAAACTAATTATCTGGGATGAGGCTCCAATGGCACACAAGCATGCTTTTGAAGCACTTGAACGAACTCTCAGAGATGTAATGTCTACATACAGTAACTCAAAGGAGATGTTTGGTGGAAAAGTTGTTGTTTTTGGAGGTGATTTCAAACAGATTTTACCTGTTGTACCTCGAGGAAGTCGTTCAGATATTATACATTCTGCCATAAATGCGTCTTACATATGGAATTCTGTTCAAGTGTTAACATTAACCAAAAACATGCGGCTGCAATCCGGTCCGTCTGAAAATGATAAAAATGAAATTCAACAGTTTTCAGAATGGTTGTTAAGAATTGGCGAAGGAAAGGTATCTGAGCCCAATGACGGTGTGGCAG GAGACATGCGGGATTACTATAGCTCCAATTCTGTCGATAAGTCTGAAATCAATGACGACACGGTG TATGAAGGACTATGTAATGGAACAAGGTTGATAGTAACAAAATTGGGAACACATGTTATTGAAGCTTCAATAATAGCTGGAAAGAACTGTGGCAATCAGGTTTACATCCCACGAATGGATATGTCACCTTCATATTCACTATGGCCGTTCAAGCTCAATAGAAGACAATTCCCCATTATAGTGTCATATGCTATGACAATTAACAAATCCCAAGGACAGTCTTTGGATACTGTTGGTCTATACCTACCAAGAGATGTTTTTACCCATGGACAAATATATGTTGCACTATCAAGAGTGGCAACAAAACAgggaatcaaaatattaattcaTGATCAACATGCAAAAGTTAAAACAACAACTACAAATGTAGTTTACAAGGAGATCTTCAGCAATATATAA
- the LOC131595892 gene encoding PWWP domain-containing protein 5-like, whose protein sequence is MEDPEKGLSTGGTSETTVVNGQVQSCNGQGVTVDLKSVEVSGGTEAGVEDSRVVESEEGRSENAAVELGSLVSEREGGGQTVVDGDSCTVVNTTSGDFTMKDAAGAGDHKVTSTSSNSQEDRNLIDHGTRDEQKNVGSNLHLQSDDKILDQGGLACDKVEIEGKLNSNGERPIGNDKADDNSNNVQEVVCGTKSEIDKTRLNSDEKQSAVLVKCNAKEQIVAENNVGSVSDAEQSDACKEMQVDVEDQQGEETSKTTNHTVDIKGTSVSLGSEKNLDANAIVEKDIKITDQGSHVLLRDGKEKIDIELNTGQNVEEKESVSEQVGSNGKTVKHALMKPGSSEVVYQARYSLPTEKQEGDFSLSDMVWGKVRSHPWWPGQIFDPSEASERAKKHYKKDCYFVAYFGDRTFAWNEASQLKHFRAHFSTIEKQRSSSESFQNAIGRALDEVSRRVEYGLACSCTPKDTYDMIKYQAVENTGIRQEISFKHVVDESLNANSFSPTKLIDYVKTLSELPTCGFDRLELVTAKAQLLAFNRFKGFSCLAEIQHCGVVDKDNSFVDDEQDSCEVIEHATPVVNKDDEAGPENFKNHISTRQKRKYKSKEKKMSDLMNGTPDSPDDECWTPDNVVSPEHSKKRRAVVPCANDSEMQDGTKAISAGKVSNTPKSSFNIGDCIRRAASQLTASSSILKSSSEQSPKTDGDIDGFPENELDVSLPTVEDDQITSEYSSLNDLLSSLQWVAQEPLAEYTFLNGIVSFFSDFRNSVTVTADWKEILRTDKVGGFKRKKPPIAGTGSPETFEFEDMSDTYWTDRVIDNGNEEKPGKQPSQKNQKKEEQPVAAKSPKPAAAKSPKPTQVRRPYNKKKVTDSNHAETPEKPPGYIDENAPAELVMNFAEFNSVPPEANLNKMFRRFGPLKESETEVDRVSSRARVVFKKCVDAEVAFNSAKKFNIFGSVLVNYQLNYTPSALFKASSVDATQDQEMLLDLSSFDVNMG, encoded by the exons ATGGAGGACCCAGAAAAGGGTTTGTCTACTggtggaacttcagaaactacaGTGGTTAATGGTCAGGTTCAGTCTTGTAATGGGCAGGGTGTTACTGTGGATTTGAAATCTGTTGAGGTAAGTGGTGGGACTGAGGCTGGGGTTGAGGATTCTAGGGTTGTAGAATCTGAAGAAGGTAGGAGTGAAAATGCAGCAGTTGAGTTGGGTAGCTTGGTTTCAGAAAGGGAAGGGGGTGGTCAAACAGTAGTTGATGGTGATTCTTGCACAGTTGTCAATACAACATCTGGTGACTTCACTATGAAGGATGCTGCCGGGGCTGGAGATCACAAGGTAACTAGTACTAGCAGTAATTCTCAGGAAGATAGGAATTTGATTGATCATGGAACACGAGATGAACAGAAAAACGTTGGTAGTAACTTACACTTACAGAGTGATGATAAAATTTTGGATCAAGGAGGGCTTGCTTGCGACAAAGTTGAAATTGAGGGAAAGTTGAATTCAAATGGGGAACGGCCAATTGGGAATGATAAAGCTGATGATAACTCCAATAATGTACAGGAAGTTGTCTGTGGAACTAAATCTGAAATTGACAAGACCCGTTTGAACTCTGATGAAAAACAAAGCGCTGTCCTTGTAAAGTGCAATGCAAAAGAGCAAATAGTGGCTGAAAATAATGTGGGTAGTGTTTCTGATGCGGAACAATCTGATGCATGTAAGGAGATGCAAGTAGATGTTGAAGATCAACAAGGAGAAGAAACAAGTAAAACAACAAACCACACTGTAGATATTAAAG GTACGTCGGTTTCTTTAGGGAGTGAGAAAAACTTAGATGCTAATGCAATTGTTGAGAAAGACATTAAAATTACTGACCAAGGAAGTCATGTGCTATTGCGTGATGGAAAGGAAAAAATTGACATTGAGTTAAATACGGGGCAAAACGTTGAAGAAAAAGAAAGCGTATCTGAACAGGTGGGTTCAAATGGAAAAACGGTAAAACACGCACTCATGAAGCCTGGTAGTTCAGAAGTAGTTTATCAGGCACGGTATTCGCTGCCAACAGAAAAACAAGAAGGCGACTTTTCTCTCTCCGATATGGTTTGGGGCAAAGTGAGAAGCCATCCGTGGTGGCCTGGACAGATATTTGATCCCTCAGAAGCATCTGAGAGGGCAAAGAAACATTATAAAAAAGATTGCTACTTCGTTGCATATTTTGGTGACAGAACATTTGCATGGAATGAAGCATCTCAGCTAAAGCATTTTAGGGCACATTTCTCTACAATTGAAAAGCAGAGGAGCAGTTCAGAATCATTCCAGAATGCTATAGGTCGTGCTTTGGATGAAGTCTCAAGACGAGTAGAATATGGGCTAGCATGTTCTTGCACACCTAAAGACACCTATGACATGATTAAATACCAGGCCGTAGAGAACACTGGGATTCGACAAGAAATAAGCTTCAAACATGTGGTGGATGAATCCCTAAATGCTAACTCATTTTCACCTACCAAACTAATAGACTATGTGAAAACACTATCTGAGTTGCCTACTTGTGGCTTTGATCGTTTGGAGCTTGTGACTGCTAAGGCTCAGCTGCTTGCTTTTAATCGTTTTAAGGGTTTCTCTTGCTTGGCTGAAATACAACATTGTGGAGTCGTTGACAAGGACAATTCATTTGTTGACGATGAACAAGATTCGTGTGAAGTTATTGAGCATGCAACTCCTGTAGTTAATAAAGATGATGAAGCTGGTCCTGAGAATTTTAAAAATCATATCAGCACCCGTCAAAAGCGTAAATATAAATCCAAGGAAAAAAAGATGTCAGACCTAATGAATGGGACTCCAGATTCTCCCGATGACGAATGTTGGACTCCAGATAATGTTGTTTCACCTGAACATTCCAAGAAAAGGAGAGCTGTCGTTCCCTGTGCCAATGACTCGGAAATGCAAGATGGGACTAAAGCCATTTCCGCTGGAAAAGTCTCAAATACCCCAAAGTCTTCGTTTAACATTGGTGACTGTATTCGTAGGGCTGCTAGTCAACTCACTGCGTCATCTTCTATATTGAAGTCTTCTAGTGAACAGTCTCCCAAAACAGACGGAGACATTGATGGTTTTCCCGAGAATGAATTAGATGTTTCCCTCCCAACTGTCGAGGATGATCAGATAACAAGTGAATATTCTTCTCTAAATGATTTGCTATCTTCACTTCAGTGGGTGGCACAAGAACCCCTTGCAGAATATACTTTTCTTAATGGCATAGTGAGCTTCTTCTCTGATTTCAGGAATTCTGTAACTGTGACAGCTGATTGGAAAGAGATTTTACGTACGGATAAAGTTGGTGGTTTTAAGAGGAAGAAACCACCCATAGCTGGAACTGGATCACCTGAAACATTTGAGTTTGAAGACATGAGCGACACATATTGGACTGACAGGGTCATTGACAATGGCAATGAAGAGAAACCAGGGAAACAACCAtcacagaaaaaccagaaaaaagaaGAACAACCTGTCGCTGCTAAATCACCAAAGCCAGCTGCTGCTAAGTCACCAAAGCCAACTCAAGTTCGTAGGCCCTATAACAAGAAAAAAGTTACCGACAGCAACCATGCCGAGACTCCTGAAAAGCCTCCTGGTTATATAGATGAGAATGCTCCTGCTGAGCTTGTTATGAACTTTGCTGAGTTTAATTCTGTTCCCCCAGAAGCAAACCTTAACAAAATGTTTAGGCGTTTTGGACCACTAAAGGAATCTGAAACAGAAGTTGATAGAGTAAGTAGCCGGGCAAGAGTGGTCTTTAAAAAGTGCGTGGATGCAGAGGTAGCTTTCAATAGTGCTAAAAAGTTCAACATATTTGGATCAGTACTTGTAAATTACCAGCTCAATTACACTCCAAGTGCACTGTTCAAAGCTTCATCTGTCGATGCAACTCAAGACCAGGAAATGCTTCTCGATCTCTCCAGTTTTGACGTTAATATGGGCTAA